GCTGGACGGCGATGAGGTCCTTGTTCGCGTCGAAGTAGGCGTCGATGGTCCCGACGTCGCGCCAGTAGTCCCGGTCCCGGTCGGTGGATCCGGGGACGTCGTTGCGGATGAAGTCGTACACGCCCGCGGTGCCCTCGTCGACGAACGCGGGGATGATGTCGCCGCCCATGTCGTGGCGCGAGTCGGGGTTGCCGGCGTCCTTCGTCACCGCCTCGACCAGCGCGTCGGTGTCGAACACGTAGTTGCCCATGGAGGCCAGGACCTCGGTGGGGGAGTCCGGCAGCCCGACCGGGTTGACCGGCTTCTCGAGGAACTCCCGGATGCGCGTCGGGTCGGCCGGGTCGACGTCGATGACGCCGAACTGGTCGGCCAGCGCGATGGGCTGGCGGATCGCGGCGACCGTCGCGCGCGCGCCGGACTCGACGTGCGCGTCGACCATCTGGGAGAAGTCCATCCGGTACACGTGGTCGGCGCCCACCACGACGACGATGTCGGGGCGCTCGTCGTCGATGATGTTGAGGCACTGGTAGATGGCGTCGGCCGAGCCGAGGTACCAGTGCTTGCCCACCCGCTGCTGCGCGGGCACCGAGGACACGTAGTTGCCGAGCAGCGACGACATGCGCCACGTCTTGGAGATGTGCCGGTCCAGCGAGTGCGACTTGTACTGGGTGAGCACGATGACGTGCAGGTAGTGCGAGTTGATGATGTTCGACAGGGCGAAGTCGACCAGCCGGTAGATCCCGCCGAACGGGACGGCCGGTTTCGCGCGCTGGGCGGTGAGCGGCATGAGCCGCTTGCCCTCCCCACCGGCGAGGACGATGGCCAGGACGCGGGGGTGTGACGACGCCATGCTGTGAACCCTAGGGGTTCCGGCGACCGGATGCCGCACGACGCGGCGAAGGGCGCTACGTTGACGTGCGTGAGCACGATGCCCCGGATCGACCTCCTGACCCGAGAGTTCCCGCCCCACGTGTACGGGGGTGCCGGCGTCCACGTCGCCGAGCTGTCCACCGTGCTGCGCGCCCACGCGGACGTGCGGGTGCGCTGCTTCGACGGGCCGCGCCCCGACGCCCCGGGCGTCACCGGCTACGACGAGCCCGCGACCCTGGCGGGGTCGAACGCCGCGCTGCGCACCCTGGGCGTGGACCTCGCGATGGCGGACGACGTCGCGGGCGCCGACGTCGTGCACTCGCACACCTGGTACGCGAACATGGCGGGCCACCTCGCGGGGCTGCTGCACGGGGTGCCGCACGTCGTCACCGCGCACTCCCTGGAGCCGTTGCGGCCCTGGAAGGCGGAACAGCTCGGCGGCGGCTACGCGGTGTCGAGCTGGGCGGAGCGCACCGCCTACCTGGGCGCGGCGGGCGTCGTGGCGGTGTCCGCGGGCATGCGGGCCGACATCCTGCGCTGCTACCCGGAGCTCGACCCCGCGCGGGTGCACGTGGTGCACAACGGGATCGACCTGGACACCTGGGTGCGTCCCGGTGACGACGACGTGGCCCGCGTGGCGGCCGAGCACGGGATCGACCCGCGGCGACCCGCCGTGGTGTTCGTCGGGCGCATCACGCGGCAGAAGGGTCTGCCGCACTTCCTGCGGGCCGCCGCGATGCTGCCGCCCGAGGTGCAGGTGGTGCTGTGCGCGGGCGCGCCGGACACGCCCGAGATCATGGCCGAGGTCCGCGGGCTGGTCGACGAGCTGCGGGCCGCCCGCGGCGGCGGGCCGGGCGCGGGCGTGGTGTGGATCGAGCAGATGCTGCCGCGACCCGACCTGTGCGCCGTCCTGGCGGCGTCGACGGTGTTCGTGTGCCCGTCGGTGTACGAGCCGCTCGGCATCGTCAACCTGGAGGCCATGGCGGTGGGGCTGCCGGTGGTCGCGTCCGCGACGGGCGGCATCCCCGAGGTGGTCGACGACGGTGTGACCGGCCGCCTCGTCCCGATCGAGCAGGTCACCGACGGCACCGGCACCCCCGTGGACCCGGACCGCTACGAGCGTGACCTGGCGGACGCGCTGACCGCGGTCGTGGCCGACCCCGCGGGCGCCGCCGCGATGGGCGCGGCGGGCCGCCGTCGCGCGGCCGACCACTTCGCGTGGGCCGCGATCGCCGAGCGCACCATGGACGTGTACCGGACGGTCCTGGCCGGATGAGGCGCAAGGGCCGCGCCGAGCGCAGGTCCCTGTGGGAGGACGTGCGCGACCGGGCCCTGCCGCTGAGCCCCGAGGAGCAGGTCCGGCCCGCGGCGTTCCTGCGGGCGGGGGCGGGCGACGCCGCGACGCTGCTCGCCCTGCGGGCGCTGCGCCGGGCCGTGTGGCCCCTGATCATCGCCGGCGTCGGCATCGCGTGGCTCAACAACGAGTTCGACGCCCAGACCCTCTCCGTGCTGACGAACCCGGAGGAGTACGTCGCCGCGTTCCTGTCGCCGCTGGCGCTGCTCGCCGTCGGGTGGGGGCTGCGGATCCTCGTCAGCCTCGCCGGGCTCGTCATCGCGGCGCCGCTGGCGCAGGGCGCCTGGGTCGAGGGCGCGCAGGCCGTCTCGCGCGGGCGGCGCCTGATCGACCTCGCGTACCTCTCGGCCGGGTACCGGTCGGTGCGGTGGTCGTACGCCGTGCAGCGCGAGGCGGTGGCCCGTTGCGGGGACCTGGGACGCCGGCTGTCCTGGCTGGAGACGGCGGGCCGGGTCGCGCTGCCCGTCGCGTTCGCGTTCCTCGTCTGGGTGGCGCTGCAGGACGTCGGCACGACGACGCCCGCCGGCTGAACCCTCAGGAGGACGCGCGGCGCGAGGAGCGCGCCGCCGCCAGCAGGTCCTGGGCGCGGGCCTCGGGCAGGTAGCAGCGCACGAGTGCCAGCCCCACGAGCGGCAACGTCGCCGGGTCCGGCACGACGAGGCTCAACGGGACGTCACGCGGCTGGAACTTCAGCTTGAACCGGTGCAGCGAGTCGAACCCGTACAAGGGCTCCAGGGTCGAGGCGAGCTGGTCCAGCACCCCGCCGAGGCCGCCCTCGGGGGCGTCGTCGCCGTGCGCGAGCGGGCTGCCGGACAACGACGCGACCTGGGCGCCCTCGTCGCGGAACGTCGTCAGCGCCGATGCGATGAGCAGCTCCATCGTGTACCGGAACGAGTCCGGAGCGCGTCGCATCACGTCCAGGGTCCAGCCGACGACCTCGCCACCGGGGGCGTGCACGGGCAGCCAGCTCGTGACGCCGTGGACCCGGCCGTCGGCGTCGACGGCCAGCCCCACCCGCACCGCGGGGTCGAGGGCCTCGCGCACGCCGCCGAGGGTGAAGGCCATCTCGGGCAGGTCGCTGTCGCCGAGCCAGGCCTCGGAGATGGCCCGCACCTGGGCGAGCACGTCGGGCGGCTCCTCGGCCAGGATGGCCAGCCGGTGCGTCACCCCCTGCTTCGCGGCCTGGTTGAGCGCGGTGCGGACGTCCTGCCACCGCTTGCCGCGGAACTCCAGGCCCGGCAGGTCGACGACCGCCTCCTGCGCGACGGTGACGACCGTCCAGCCCCGCGACGCCCCGAGCTCCGCGACCTCCGGCCCCGCGGTGAAGAAGCAGGCGCCGAGGCCGGCGTCGGAGGCGGCCTCCACGAAGGCGTCGACGAGCTCGGCCCGACCGGCCGGGCCGTCACCCACCGGGTCGGTGAGGGCGACGGCGACGCCGGCGTGGACCTGGTGCGCGACGAACCCGACCGGCTCCCCGGGCGCCCAGCGGGCGCTGCCCTCCCAGGTCGTCATCCAGCCGAGGCGGTTCGCGACCCCCAGCTCGGTCACGAGCCGCCGCGCCTCGTCCTGGTCGATCCCCTCCCCGGCGACCAGGCGGGCGTGCCGGCGGTTGCGGAACGCGGAGCGGCGCGCGACGAGCAGGACGAGGGCGCCGCCGTCGAGAGCCAGCATCAGGACGAGCAGGGGCAGGGCCTGGCGGACGTCGAACACGACGGCCGCGGCGGCGAGGAGGAGTTCGAGCAGCACGGACACCGAGGTGAGCACGAGCGCCACGCGCCACCAGGACCGGCGCCCGCGCAGCAGCCCGACCGCGAGGACGAGGTCGACGGTGACCGCCACCGCGCCCGACGGCCAGCCCTCGCCCCCGAGCGTGCCCAGGGGGCCGCCCGCGGACGACGCGAACGTGCCGAGCGCGACGAGCAGCGCCGAGACGGCGAAGTACCCGGACGCGGTGACCCGGGCCCGCTGGACGCGCCCCGTGGACGTGCGGCGGTCGAGCCGGGCGCCCAGCAGCGGCCGGGCCAGAGCGAGGCCCGCCAGCCAGCCGATGACGTGCTCGACGTCGGCGATGCCGCCCCACACGACCAGCGCGGCCAGCACGTAGACCGTCAGCAGGGCGGAGGCCCGGAACCGCCACGGCTGCGTCAGGCTCAGCGCCGTCACCGTGGCCGCACCGACGACGCCCGCGCTGAACCCGACGTCGAGCACCGACGCGACCCGTTCGGCCCAGTCCCACCCCGTCCGGGTGAGCAGCGCGAGGCCGCCCGCGGTGCCCACCACGCCGACGAGCTGGCACGTCACCGCGGCGACCGCGGCCCGGCGCGTGCCGAGGCGCAGCTCGGTCCAGCCGACCAGGAGCGCGAACACGCCGACCACGGCGAGGTACTCGGCGGGCAGCAGGGCGAAGAAGGAGCCCGTCACGGGCGTCCACCAGCGCCCCGCGGCGAAGGCCGGCGCCCCGAACGCCACGTGCTCGAACCACGGGTGGTCCTCGAACGGGGTCCACAGCGCTCCCGTGACGACGCCGAGCACGAGCATGGCGGCCACCACGCCGAGGGTGAACGGGACCCGCCGCACCGTCGTCGCGGCCCATCGCGGCACCGGCGACCCCGTCCCGGTCGTCACTGGCTCGGTCACGGTCATGCGCGCCTCCGGCGGTCCGTCGTCGGAACGAACCTAGACGGGTCCCGACACCGGCGCGCGAGGTCGTACGCGGGCGACCCGGCCGGTCCGTGCCCGCCGCCCCCGCCGGGCGGACGGGCGCCGTGGCGGGGCTACCATCGGTGCGCCTCGCCGTGGCACCCGGCCGCGGGCGGGCCCGACGTCGGGAGGACGCGCATCATGACGAAGACCAGGGGAGTCGCGGTGGTCACCGGGGCGAGCTCGGGGATCGGCGCCGCCACGGCCCGCGCGCTGGCCGACGCCGGCTACGACGTCGTCCTCGGGGCGCGCCGTGCGGACCTGCTCGCGGACGTCGCGGCCGGGTGCGGAGGTCGCGCCGTCCCGCTGGACGTCACCGACGACGCGTCGGTGGAGGCGTTCGCCGCCCAGGTGGAGCGCTGCGACCTGCTGGTCAACAACGCCGGCGGCGCGCTCGGCACCGACGCCGTGGCCGAGGCCGACCTCGACGACTGGCAGTGGATGTACGACGTCAACGTGCTCGGCACCCTGCGGGTCACCAAGGCGCTCCTGCCGAAGCTCGTCGCTTCCGGCGACGGCCAGGTCATCACCATCGGGTCGATCGCCGCGCGCGAGCCCTACGAGGGCGGCGCGGGCTACAACGCCGCCAAGCACGCGGTGGCCGCCCTGACGCGCGTCCTGCGCCTGGAGCTGATCGGCCAGCCGGTGCGCGTCTGCGAGATCGACCCCGGCATGGTGCAGACCGACTTCTCCCTCGTCCGGTTCAAGGGGGACGCCGAGCGCGCCGACGCCGTGTACGCCGGCGTCGACCCGCTGCAGGCCGAGGACGTCGCGGACGCCGTGGCGTGGGTCGCGACCCGGCCGTCGCGCGTCAACATCGACCAGCTCCTCATGCTGGCCCGCGACCAGACGTCCGCGAAGGTCGTGCACCGCCGCACCTCGTGACCGGCGCGGCCCGTCGGACGGTTCAGCGCACCGCCGCGTAGGTGGCGGCACCGAGCGCCCGGCGGGCCGTGCGCTCCACCTCGCGCAGCGCGGTGGAGCGCTGGTCCACCTGCCACAGGTTGACCGCGCCGCCGTCGTCGGCCGTCGCGAGGTCGACGATGGCGAGCAGCCGCCACGCGAGCTGGAGCACGCGCGCGCGGCGCCCCTCCAGGTCGGGGACGGGCCAGCCCGCCGTGGTGGAGTGCCGCACGAGCTCGATGGCGTCGGCGGCGTCGTCGCGCCAGCGCGCCACGTCGAGGGTGTCCAGGGCCTCGGTGGCGGTGACCAGGCTGGTGCGCAGCTCGCGCTCGGCCTCCGCCAGGGAGCCGACGGCGCCCGCGACCAGCGCCGACCACGGCGGCACCGCCGTCACGTCCCACGTGACCAGGTGACCGGGCTCCAGGTCCGAGCCGAACGTCGTGATGCGGGGGACCGCCGCCCACGCGCCGTCCGGCGTGGCGAGGAGCACGCACTCGCCCGCCTCGACCGCGGCGGCGGACACCGGCGCCGGCACCCCCGTCGGGTCGCCCGGCGCGGGCAGCAGGGCGCACACCTCGCGCGGTCCCGTCGAGAACCGCGCGACCAGCTCCGTGAGGGTCGTGCCGTCCTCCGCGCCCGGCAGCCCGACGACGTCGTGGGGCTCGTCGTCGTCCGTCACCGACCGCACGGCGAGGCCGTGCGACGCGCCCGTGGCCTGGAGCCACAGCGCGAGCACGACGCTCCGGGGCAGTGCCGTGAACTGGGTCATCACCCCGCACGATAGACGCCGCGGGCGGCGCCGCGCGCGCCGGGTCGCCCAGCGGGACCACGCCACGTCCGTCGTGCGCTGCCGGGCGCGCCGCTCCGGTAGGGTCGACCACCATGAGCGCCGTTCTGGACCTGCAGGGTGTCACCGTCCGACGGGGTCCGGCGACCCTCGTCGACTCGATCGACTGGAAGGTCGCCGAGGGGGAGCGCTGGATCGTCCTCGGTCCCAACGGCGCCGGCAAGACCACGCTGCTCGACATCCTCGCCGCCCGCTCGTTCCCGTCCGCGGGCACCGTCGACCTCCTGGGTGAGCGCCTCGGCAAGGTCAACGTGTTCGAGCTGCGCCCCCGCATCGGGTTCGCCTCCGCGGCGCTCGCGGAGCGCATCCCGCGCGACGAGACGGTCCGCAACGTCGTGCTGACCGCCGCCTACGGGGTCACCGGCCGGTGGCGCGAGGAGTACGAGGACCTCGACGAGTCGCGCGCCGACGACCTGCTCGCCGCGTTCGACGTCGCCGGCCTCGCCGACCGCCTGTACGGCACGCTGAGCGAGGGCGAGCGCAAGCGCGTCCAGATCGCCCGCGCCCTCATGACCGACCCCGAGGTCCTGCTGCTCGACGAGCCCGCCGCCGGGCTCGACCTCGCCGGGCGCGAGGAGCTCGTCGGGGCGCTCGCCGAGCTCGCCGCGGACCCCGCCTCGCCCGTGCTGGTGGTCGTCACGCACCACGTCGAGGAGATCCCGCCAGGATTCACCCACCTGCTGCTGCTCGGCGACGGGACGGTCGAGGCCGCCGGCCCGATCGAGGAGGTCCTCACCGCCGAGAACCTCTCGCGTGCGTTCGGCATGGACCTGCTGGTCGCCCACGGCGGCGGCCGCTGGCTCGCCCGCGCCGCGCGTCCCGTCGGCCGCTGAGCATTCCCGACCGGCCCGCTCGGCCGGTCGTCGCGCGCCCTCGCGCGGCCCGACCCGCCGGATGATCGTCCCTCCCGCCTCGCCTGGATCTTTGGTAACTTCTTGACCAAAGAGACGGCGCGGTCGGAGGGGGATCATGGACTCGTGGTTGTGGTGGGTCGGCGGGGCGCTCGTCCTCGCCGTGGTCGAGATGCTGACGCTCGACCTCGTGTTCATCATGCTCGCCGGCGGAGCGCTGGCCGGCGCCGCGACGGCGGCGGCGGGCGGACCCGTCTGGCTGCAGTTCGTCGTGGCGTGCGTCATCGCGGTGCTGCTGCTGGCCGGGCTGCGGCCCTGGCTGCTGAGCAACCTGCGCCGGCGTGAGCCGCTGGTCGAGACGAACGCCGCCGCCCAGGTCGGCCGCCTCGCCGTCGTCCTGGCGGAGGTCACCGAGACCGGTGGTCGCGTCAAGCTGTCCGGCGAGGTCTGGTCGGCCCGCCTGCCCGACGACGGGGTCCCCAACAGCACCGGGCGTGTGCCCGAGGGCACGGAGGTGCGGGTCGTGGCCATCGACGGCGCCACCGCCGTCGTCCAGCCCGTCGCGTCCCCGACCGGTCCCGCCGCCGACGACGGCGGCCGCGCCGTCTGAGCGTCGCGCCCCACCCATCCATCCGTACGACGAAAAGAGCCAGCTGCTGTGGACCTTGATCCAGGAACGATCGTCCTCTACCTCGTCCTGATCGCGTTCGTGATCTTCGTGGTCACGGCCCTGTTCAAGATGGTGCGGGTCGTCCCGCAGGCGACGGCGCTCATCATCGAGCGCCTGGGCCGGTACAACAAGACGTTCGACCCGGGCCTGCACTGGCTCGTGCCGTTCATCGACAAGGTCCGGGCCGGGGTGGACCTGCGCGAGCAGGTCGTCTCGTTCCCGCCGCAACCCGTCATCACGTCGGACAACCTCGTGGTGAGCATCGACACCGTCATCTACTTCCAGGTGACCGAGCCGAAGTCCGCGGTGTACGAGATCGCGAACTACATCACCGGTATCGAGCAGCTGACCGTCACCACCCTGCGCAACGTCGTCGGCTCGATGGACCTCGAGCAGACGCTGACCAGCCGTGACCAGATCAACGGCCAGCTCCGCGGCGTCCTCGACGAGGCGACGGGGCGCTGGGGCGTCCGCGTCAACCGGGTCGAGCTGAAGTCGATCGACCCGCCCGCGTCCGTGCAGGGTGCGATGGAGCAGCAGATGCGTGCCGAGCGCGACCGCCGCGCCACCATCCTCACCGCGGAGGGTGTCAAGCAGTCGCAGATCCTCACCGCCGAGGGTGAGAAGCAGTCGCAGATCCTGCGGGCCGAGGGTGACGCGCAGTCGCAGATCCTGCGGGCCGAGGGTGAGGCGCGCGCGATCCTCCAGGTGTTCGGCGCCATCCACGAGGGCAACCCGGACCCGAAGCTGCTGGCCTACCAGTACCTGCAGATGCTGCCGGAGATCGCGAACGGCACGTCGTCGAAGCTGTGGGTCGTGCCGACGGAGTTCACCGCGGCCCTCGGCTCCATCGCCAAGGGGTTCGGCGGGACGCCGGGGACGCCGGGCATCCCGGCCGAGCCGGTGGACGACGACGGCGACGGCGGGGCGCGTGCCGGTCTCAGGGCCGCGCTCGGCAGCACCGGTCTGCAGGACCCGGGGGAGGCGCTGGCCGAGGCGCGCCGCCAGGCGGAGGCCGCCACGGCGGACGCCACGAGCTCGGGCACCCGGTCGGGTGCGCCGTTCGACCCGACGATCGAGCGGGGGCAGCGGCCGCAGGGCGAGGCCCCGCCGGCGCCGCCCGTGCCGCCGCAGCCGCGCACGCTCGGCGAGGACGACGCACCGCCGGCGCCGCAGCCGTAGCACGACGGCGGTCCGGGGGACCGGGTCGCCGCAAGACTGCCGCAGGGCCGTCGCCCCTTCCGGGGGTGGCGGCCCTGCGGCGTGCCCGTGCTCTCCCGTCTTGCGGAGTGAGTGCTCACTCATTTAACCTCGTCGCATGATCACGCCCACCGCGACCCGGGCGGCCCCCATGACCCCCGACGACCGCCGCGCGGCGATCGTCGAGGCCGTGCTGCCGCTGGTCGCCGAACGCGGCGTCGACGTGACCAGCCGCGAGCTCGCCGAGGCGGCCGGCGTCGCCGAGGGGACCGTCTTCCGTGCCTTCGGCGACAAGATGACCCTCGTCGGCGCCGTCGCCGTCGAGGGACTGCACCGCGCCTCGGGGCCGGACTCCACGCGCGACGAGCTCACCGCGATCGACCCCGGGCTGCCGCTGGAGGACCGGATCACCGCCGTCATCGAGCTCGGGCGGCGACGCATGTCGTCGGTCGTGCGGTGGATGGGCGTCCTGCGGGCCCTGCACCAGCGCACCGGCGCCCGCGACGAGGTGCCCCCCGCGCACGTGGTGAAGTTCCGCGCGGACCTCGCCGAGCAGCGCGACCGCCAGCGGGAGGCCACGATCGAGGGGCTCTCGGCCGTCCTCGCCCCCGACGCCCACCGGCTGCGCGTCCCCGTCGACGTCGCCGTCGCGCTCCTGGAGGCCAGTATCGCCGGCACCCACGGCCGGGTCGACCGGCTCGTGCCCGCACCGCCCGCGCACGTCGTGGCCGACGCCCTCGTGCACGGCCTCGTGTCCGACACGCGACGGCCGCCCTGCCCCGCCGCCGGCGCCGCACCGGTCGCCGCCCCCGACGACCCCGCCACACCCGCCGACGCCACCGCGCCGGGGACCCCCCACCCTCAGGAGCCCTGATGCTCGTCTCCCTGGCGCGGAGCTACCTGCGCCCCTACGCGGGCGCCGTCTGGCTGCTGGTCGCCCTCCAGCTGCTCGCGACCCTCGCCTCCCTCTACCTGCCGTCCCTCAACGCGGACATCGTCGACCAGGGCGTGACCCGCGGCGACACCGGCTACATCATGCAGGTGGGCGGCTGGATGCTGGTCGTCAGCCTCGGCCAGGTCGTGTGCGCCATCGGGGCGGTCCTCGTGGGCGCCCGCACCGCGACCGCGCTCGGCCGGGACGTGCGGCGCGACCTGTTCGACGCGGTGCAGGGGTTCTCCGCCCGCGAGCTCGGCCAGTTCGGCGCCCCGTCGCTCATCACCCGCACCACCAACGACGTCCAGCAGGTCCAGATGACGGTCCTCATGACGTTCACGATCGTCGTCATGGCGCCGATCATGCTGGTCGGCGGCGTCATCATGGCCCTCCAGGAGGACGTGGCTCTGTCCGGGCTGCTGCTGGTGGTCGTGCCCGTCCTCGGCATCGCCGTCGGCCTGCTGCTGTGGCGGATGGTGCCGTACTTCCGGGCCATGCAGAAGCGGATCGACGCGATTAACGGGGTGCTGCGCGAGCAGATCACCGGCCTGCGGGTCGTGCGGGCGTTCGTCCGCGAGCGCCGCGAGCTGGCTCGGTTCGGCGCGACGAACACCGAGCTGTACGACACGTCGCTGGCGGCCGGCAAGCTCATGGCGCTGGCGTTCCCGATGGTCATGCTCATCATGAACGCGTCCAGCGTGGCGGTGCTGTGGTTCGGCGGCCGTCGCGTGGACGCCGGGCAGATGCAGGTGGGGGAGCTCATGGCGTTCCTCAGCTACATCATGTACATCCTCATGGCCGTCATGATGAGCACGATGATGGTCATGATGGTGCCGCGCGCGTCGGTGGCCGCGGGCCGCATCAGCGACGTGCTCGGTACGCAGACGTCCGTGACGGAGCCGGCGTCGCCGGTCGGGCTGACGTCGCTCGCCGACGGCGAGGGGCCGCGGGGCGAGGTCCGGTTCGACGCCGTGGAGTTCCGGTACCCGGGGGCGGACGAGCCGGTGCTGCGGGACGTGTCGTTCACGGCGCCCCCGGGCGCGGTCACCGCGATCATCGGCTCCACGGGTGCCGGCAAGTCGACCCTGCTCAACCTGGTGCCGCGCCTGTTCGACGTCACCGGCGGCCGGGTGCTGCTGGACGGCGTGGACGTGCGCGACCTCGCCTCGGGCGACCTCGGGTCGCTGCTCGGCCTGGTCCCGCAGAAGGCGTACCTGTTCAGCGGCACCGTCGCGGACAACCTGCGGTACGGCAAGCACGACGCGACCGAGGACGAGATGTGGGAGGCGCTGGAGGTCGCGCAGGCCGCGGACTTCGTGCGGGCGCTGCCCGACGGGCTGCAGGCGGTGGTGGCGCAGGGCGGCACCACGTTCTCCGGGGGTCAGCGCCAGCGGCTCGCCATCGCGCGCGCCGTCGTGCGTCGCCCCCGGGTCTACCTGTTCGACGACTCGTTCTCCGCGCTCGACTACGCCACGGACGCCCGGCTGCGCGCCGCGCTGCGCCCCCGCACGCGGGACGCGGCGGTGATCGTCGTGGCGCAGCGCGTCGCCACGATCCGCGACGCCGAGCAGATCATCGTCCTCGACCACGGCCGGGTCGTCGGCCGCGGCACCCACGCCGAGCTGCTGGCCGGCAACGAGACCTATCAGGAGATCGTCTCCTCCCAGATGTCCCTCGAGGAGGCGGCATGAGCACCGACCGCGCCACCACCCGGCCCGCCGCGCCCGCCGGCCGTCCGATGGGCCGCCCCGGCGGCGGCCCCCTGGGCATGGGCGGGGCACCCGCCGCCAAGGCCCTCGACTTCAGGGGCTCGTTGCGGCGGTTCGTCGTCGTCATGCGTCCCGAGCGGACCCGCGTGGTGTGGCTGACGCTGTGCGGCATCGTGTCCGTCGCCCTCACCGTCGTGGGCCCGAAGATCCTCGGTGAGGCCACGAACGTCATCTTCGCGGGGGTGGTGGGGCAGAACCTCCCGGCGGGCGCCACGACGGACGAGGTCGTGCAGGGGCTGCGCGCCGCCGGTGACACCACCCAGGCCGACATGCTCGCCTCGATGGACGGTGTCGTGCCGGGGCAGGGCGTGGACTTCGCCCGGCTCGGCGAGATCCTGGGCTGGGTGCTGGCGATCTACGTCGGCGCGTTCCTGTTCGGGTGGCTGCAGT
This Isoptericola jiangsuensis DNA region includes the following protein-coding sequences:
- a CDS encoding bifunctional lysylphosphatidylglycerol flippase/synthetase MprF; this translates as MTVTEPVTTGTGSPVPRWAATTVRRVPFTLGVVAAMLVLGVVTGALWTPFEDHPWFEHVAFGAPAFAAGRWWTPVTGSFFALLPAEYLAVVGVFALLVGWTELRLGTRRAAVAAVTCQLVGVVGTAGGLALLTRTGWDWAERVASVLDVGFSAGVVGAATVTALSLTQPWRFRASALLTVYVLAALVVWGGIADVEHVIGWLAGLALARPLLGARLDRRTSTGRVQRARVTASGYFAVSALLVALGTFASSAGGPLGTLGGEGWPSGAVAVTVDLVLAVGLLRGRRSWWRVALVLTSVSVLLELLLAAAAVVFDVRQALPLLVLMLALDGGALVLLVARRSAFRNRRHARLVAGEGIDQDEARRLVTELGVANRLGWMTTWEGSARWAPGEPVGFVAHQVHAGVAVALTDPVGDGPAGRAELVDAFVEAASDAGLGACFFTAGPEVAELGASRGWTVVTVAQEAVVDLPGLEFRGKRWQDVRTALNQAAKQGVTHRLAILAEEPPDVLAQVRAISEAWLGDSDLPEMAFTLGGVREALDPAVRVGLAVDADGRVHGVTSWLPVHAPGGEVVGWTLDVMRRAPDSFRYTMELLIASALTTFRDEGAQVASLSGSPLAHGDDAPEGGLGGVLDQLASTLEPLYGFDSLHRFKLKFQPRDVPLSLVVPDPATLPLVGLALVRCYLPEARAQDLLAAARSSRRASS
- the glgA gene encoding glycogen synthase, encoding MPRIDLLTREFPPHVYGGAGVHVAELSTVLRAHADVRVRCFDGPRPDAPGVTGYDEPATLAGSNAALRTLGVDLAMADDVAGADVVHSHTWYANMAGHLAGLLHGVPHVVTAHSLEPLRPWKAEQLGGGYAVSSWAERTAYLGAAGVVAVSAGMRADILRCYPELDPARVHVVHNGIDLDTWVRPGDDDVARVAAEHGIDPRRPAVVFVGRITRQKGLPHFLRAAAMLPPEVQVVLCAGAPDTPEIMAEVRGLVDELRAARGGGPGAGVVWIEQMLPRPDLCAVLAASTVFVCPSVYEPLGIVNLEAMAVGLPVVASATGGIPEVVDDGVTGRLVPIEQVTDGTGTPVDPDRYERDLADALTAVVADPAGAAAMGAAGRRRAADHFAWAAIAERTMDVYRTVLAG
- a CDS encoding NfeD family protein, giving the protein MDSWLWWVGGALVLAVVEMLTLDLVFIMLAGGALAGAATAAAGGPVWLQFVVACVIAVLLLAGLRPWLLSNLRRREPLVETNAAAQVGRLAVVLAEVTETGGRVKLSGEVWSARLPDDGVPNSTGRVPEGTEVRVVAIDGATAVVQPVASPTGPAADDGGRAV
- a CDS encoding TetR/AcrR family transcriptional regulator, whose translation is MITPTATRAAPMTPDDRRAAIVEAVLPLVAERGVDVTSRELAEAAGVAEGTVFRAFGDKMTLVGAVAVEGLHRASGPDSTRDELTAIDPGLPLEDRITAVIELGRRRMSSVVRWMGVLRALHQRTGARDEVPPAHVVKFRADLAEQRDRQREATIEGLSAVLAPDAHRLRVPVDVAVALLEASIAGTHGRVDRLVPAPPAHVVADALVHGLVSDTRRPPCPAAGAAPVAAPDDPATPADATAPGTPHPQEP
- a CDS encoding SPFH domain-containing protein; the encoded protein is MDLDPGTIVLYLVLIAFVIFVVTALFKMVRVVPQATALIIERLGRYNKTFDPGLHWLVPFIDKVRAGVDLREQVVSFPPQPVITSDNLVVSIDTVIYFQVTEPKSAVYEIANYITGIEQLTVTTLRNVVGSMDLEQTLTSRDQINGQLRGVLDEATGRWGVRVNRVELKSIDPPASVQGAMEQQMRAERDRRATILTAEGVKQSQILTAEGEKQSQILRAEGDAQSQILRAEGEARAILQVFGAIHEGNPDPKLLAYQYLQMLPEIANGTSSKLWVVPTEFTAALGSIAKGFGGTPGTPGIPAEPVDDDGDGGARAGLRAALGSTGLQDPGEALAEARRQAEAATADATSSGTRSGAPFDPTIERGQRPQGEAPPAPPVPPQPRTLGEDDAPPAPQP
- a CDS encoding SDR family NAD(P)-dependent oxidoreductase; the protein is MTKTRGVAVVTGASSGIGAATARALADAGYDVVLGARRADLLADVAAGCGGRAVPLDVTDDASVEAFAAQVERCDLLVNNAGGALGTDAVAEADLDDWQWMYDVNVLGTLRVTKALLPKLVASGDGQVITIGSIAAREPYEGGAGYNAAKHAVAALTRVLRLELIGQPVRVCEIDPGMVQTDFSLVRFKGDAERADAVYAGVDPLQAEDVADAVAWVATRPSRVNIDQLLMLARDQTSAKVVHRRTS
- a CDS encoding ABC transporter ATP-binding protein translates to MSAVLDLQGVTVRRGPATLVDSIDWKVAEGERWIVLGPNGAGKTTLLDILAARSFPSAGTVDLLGERLGKVNVFELRPRIGFASAALAERIPRDETVRNVVLTAAYGVTGRWREEYEDLDESRADDLLAAFDVAGLADRLYGTLSEGERKRVQIARALMTDPEVLLLDEPAAGLDLAGREELVGALAELAADPASPVLVVVTHHVEEIPPGFTHLLLLGDGTVEAAGPIEEVLTAENLSRAFGMDLLVAHGGGRWLARAARPVGR
- the glgC gene encoding glucose-1-phosphate adenylyltransferase — encoded protein: MASSHPRVLAIVLAGGEGKRLMPLTAQRAKPAVPFGGIYRLVDFALSNIINSHYLHVIVLTQYKSHSLDRHISKTWRMSSLLGNYVSSVPAQQRVGKHWYLGSADAIYQCLNIIDDERPDIVVVVGADHVYRMDFSQMVDAHVESGARATVAAIRQPIALADQFGVIDVDPADPTRIREFLEKPVNPVGLPDSPTEVLASMGNYVFDTDALVEAVTKDAGNPDSRHDMGGDIIPAFVDEGTAGVYDFIRNDVPGSTDRDRDYWRDVGTIDAYFDANKDLIAVQPVFNLYNADWPLLTGYTGLPPAKFVHAGPGRLGHAADSIVSPGVLVSGATVAGSILSPGVHLHSWATVTDSVIMDDVQVHRHAQVHRAILDKFVVVDERARIGVDHEEDRARGFTVTESGITVVPKGTHVA